A part of Perca fluviatilis chromosome 15, GENO_Pfluv_1.0, whole genome shotgun sequence genomic DNA contains:
- the LOC120575092 gene encoding phosphomannomutase 1, translating to MEKSSGFSPDRNILCLFDVDGTLTPPREKIDPHLDEFFQTLRRKVKIGIVGGSDYSKIAEQLGEGDDVINKFDYVFAENGTVQYKDGKLLSKHAIQNQIGEELLQDLINFCLSYMGLIKLPKKRGTFIEFRNGMLNISPVGRSCTLEERIEFSEIDKREKIREKFVAALKEKFAGKGLRFTKGGLISFDVFPEGWDKRLCLELLDSEGLDAIYFFGNETSDGGNDYEIFNDPRTIGFTVYSPEDTARFCRELFFNAPPHEP from the exons ATGGAGAAATCAAGCGGCTTCTCGCCGGACCGAAACATCCTCTGCCTGTTTGACGTGGACGGTACTTTGACACCACCTCGAGAG AAAATCGACCCACATTTGGACGAGTTTTTCCAGACTCTGCGGAGGAAAGTGAAGATCGGCATCGTGGGTGGGTCAGACTACTCCAAGATTGCTGAGCAGCTCGGAGAGGGGGATGATG TGATAAACAAGTTTGACTACGTATTTGCTGAGAACGGGACAGTGCAATATAAAGATGGGAAACTCCTCTCAAAGCAT GCCATTCAGAACCAGATCGGGGAGGAGCTGCTGCAGGACCTGATCAACTTCTGCCTCAGCTACATGGGGCTCATCAAGCTGCCAAAGAAAAG GGGAACATTCATTGAGTTCAGGAATGGAATGCTCAACATTTCCCCCGTTGGTCGGAGCTGCACGCTGGAGGAGCGAATCGAATTCTCTGAAATCGACAAG agagagaagatCAGGGAGAAATTTGTTGCTGCCCTGAAGGAGAAGTTTGCTGGAAAGGGACTAAGGTTCACTAAAG GCGGTCTCATCAGCTTTGACGTTTTTCCAGAGGGCTGGGACAAGAGACTGTGTTTAGAGCTGCTGGACAGTGAAGGCCTGGACGCCATCTACTTCTTTGGCAACGAGACCTCAGAT GGAGGAAACGACTATGAAATTTTCAACGACCCACGGACCATCGGTTTCACGGTCTACTCTCCAGAGGACACGGCCAGGTTCTGTCGGGAGCTTTTCTTCAACGCTCCGCCACACGAGCCCTGA
- the LOC120575093 gene encoding cold shock domain-containing protein C2-like — protein sequence MADPSLTSPSRIPLRSPNTSLTLSFPFLREGSRVWEEGKEQPLPRDLPSPLPTKRTRTYSATVRAHSGPVFKGVCKNFSRSQGHGFLRPSHGGEDIFVHISDIDGEYVPVEGDEVTYKVSRVPPKNLKVQAVEVKIIHLNPGTKHETWSGQIISS from the exons ATGGCAGACCCCAGCCTCACATCACCCTCTAGGATCCCGCTGCGCTCCCCCAACAcctctctcaccctctcctTCCCCTTCCTGAGGGAGGGCAGCCGGGTATGGGAGGAAGGGAAAGAGCAGCCGCTGCCTCGGGATTTGCCAAGCCCGTTGCCAACCAAACGCACCCGCACCTACTCGGC TACGGTACGGGCTCACTCAGGTCCGGTGTTTAAGGGCGTGTGTAAGAACTTCTCCAGGTCACAAGGCCACGGCTTCCTCCGACCCTCCCACGGTGGCGAAGACATCTTTGTTCACATCTCCGA CATCGACGGGGAGTACGTCCCAGTAGAGGGGGACGAGGTCACGTACAAAGTGAGCCGGGTCCCGCCCAAGAACCTCAAGGTGCAGGCCGTGGAGGTGAAGATCATTCATCTCAACCCGGGGACGAAACACGAGACCTGGTCCGGCCAGATCATCAGCTCGTAG
- the polr3h gene encoding DNA-directed RNA polymerase III subunit RPC8: MFVLVEMVDTVRIPPWNFQRQLNDAIAEELNKKLANKVVYNVGLCICLYDITKLEDSYIFPGDGASHTKVHFRYVVFHPFLDEILLGKIKYCSQEGVHVTMGFFDDILIPPESLQQPAKFDEAEQVWLWEYETDEGAHDLYMDQGEEIRFRVTDEVFVDTSPTGPAAAATDTPAQPGQSTAPPPEDSGEKKEAPYTLIGTICDPGLGLLSWWNS, translated from the exons ATGTTCGTGTTGGTGGAGATGGTGGACACGGTCCGGATCCCTCCGTGGAACTTCCAGAGACAACTCAACGACGCCATAGCTGAGGAGCTGAACAAGAAACTGGCcaacaag GTGGTCTACAACGTTGGCCTGTGCATCTGCTTGTACGACATCACTAAACTGGAGGATTCCTATATATTCCCGGGGGACGGAGCCTCACACACCAAAG TTCATTTCAGGTATGTGGTTTTTCACCCATTTCTCGATGAGATCCTGCTCGGCAAGATCAAGTACTGCAGTCAAGAGGGAGTTCATG TGACCATGGGCTTCTTTGATGACATTCTCATTCCACCAGAGTCACTTCAACAGCCTGCAAAATT CGATGAAGCCGAGCAGGTTTGGCTTTGGGAATACGAGACGGACGAGGGGGCCCACGATCTCTACATGGACCAGGGAGAGGAGATCCGATTTCGGGTGACCGATGAAGTCTTTGTGGACACGTCGCCGACGGGGCCGGCCGCGGCGGCGACGGACACGCCGGCTCAACCGGGACAGTCGACGGCGCCGCCCCCAGAGGACAGCGGGGAAAAGAAAGAGGCCCCGTACACTCTGATT GGGACCATCTGTGACCCGGGGCTGGGGCTGCTGTCATGGTGGAACAGTTAG